In one window of Tenacibaculum mesophilum DNA:
- a CDS encoding cytochrome c oxidase assembly factor Coa1 family protein, with protein MSEQRQKSWFGRNWLWFIPLTGCLGFILLIVLGVGAAFFGVSKIMTSSTPVEYAIEQASKNELVIENLGQPIEKYGIPSGNISLTNDDGNVDFSIPIRGDKGEGTLIVRGIKIDGEWVYEDLYVHIKETQEEINLLEKEKVLETI; from the coding sequence ATGAGTGAGCAACGTCAAAAAAGTTGGTTTGGAAGAAATTGGTTGTGGTTTATACCATTAACAGGATGTTTAGGGTTTATTTTATTGATTGTTTTAGGTGTAGGTGCAGCATTTTTTGGAGTGTCGAAAATAATGACAAGTTCTACTCCTGTTGAATATGCTATTGAGCAGGCATCTAAAAACGAGTTGGTTATTGAAAACTTAGGTCAACCTATTGAAAAATATGGAATTCCATCAGGAAATATTTCTCTTACCAATGACGATGGAAATGTAGATTTTTCTATTCCGATAAGAGGAGATAAAGGAGAAGGAACTCTTATTGTTAGAGGAATTAAGATAGATGGAGAATGGGTTTACGAAGATTTATACGTTCATATTAAAGAAACTCAAGAAGAGATTAATTTATTAGAAAAGGAAAAAGTTCTAGAGACTATCTAG
- the bioB gene encoding biotin synthase BioB, translating to MTEIRHDWTKEEILEVYNKPLMELLYEASTMHRKYHDPNTVQVSTLISIKTGGCSEDCGYCPQAARYHTNVEGNDLMTVNQVKAQALRAKEGGSSRVCMGAAWRNVKDGPEFDQVLEMVRTINKLDMEVCCTLGMVTENQAKRLAEAGLYAYNHNIDTSEDYYDDVISTRAFKDRVDTIENVRKTNVTVCSGGIIGMGESLEDRAGMLETLTRFSPHPESVPINALVAVEGTPLEEQPPVNIFEMVRMVATARIVLPDSQVRLSAGRTQMSREGQAMCFFAGANSIFAGDKLLTTPNPDINEDMKMFEDLGLNTQKPFFKHEQRESVEAENSQYQSLGEKPKWTRPDHKIERNEQKKQEAKEIRA from the coding sequence ATGACTGAAATTAGACACGATTGGACGAAAGAGGAAATTCTAGAAGTATACAATAAGCCTTTAATGGAGCTTTTGTACGAGGCTTCAACTATGCATAGAAAATATCACGACCCAAATACAGTACAGGTAAGTACCTTAATTTCTATAAAAACTGGTGGGTGTTCTGAGGACTGTGGGTATTGTCCGCAGGCAGCACGTTATCATACCAATGTTGAGGGAAATGATTTGATGACTGTAAACCAAGTTAAGGCACAAGCTTTACGTGCCAAAGAAGGTGGATCATCAAGAGTTTGTATGGGTGCAGCTTGGAGAAACGTAAAAGACGGACCAGAATTTGACCAAGTGTTAGAAATGGTACGTACTATTAACAAACTAGACATGGAGGTTTGCTGTACCTTAGGTATGGTTACCGAAAATCAAGCAAAACGTTTAGCGGAAGCTGGTTTGTATGCTTATAACCACAATATTGATACTTCAGAAGATTATTACGATGATGTAATTTCTACACGTGCTTTTAAAGATAGAGTAGACACTATTGAAAATGTACGTAAAACAAATGTAACTGTTTGCTCAGGAGGTATTATTGGTATGGGAGAATCTTTAGAAGACAGAGCTGGAATGCTTGAAACTTTAACTCGCTTCTCTCCACACCCAGAATCTGTACCTATCAATGCATTAGTTGCTGTTGAGGGAACTCCGTTAGAAGAGCAACCTCCTGTAAACATTTTTGAAATGGTTCGTATGGTAGCTACTGCTCGTATTGTATTACCAGATTCACAAGTACGTTTATCAGCAGGTAGAACGCAAATGAGTAGAGAAGGTCAAGCAATGTGTTTCTTTGCTGGTGCAAACTCAATTTTTGCAGGAGACAAATTATTAACTACTCCAAATCCTGATATTAATGAAGACATGAAAATGTTTGAAGATTTAGGTTTAAATACACAAAAGCCTTTCTTTAAGCATGAACAAAGAGAATCTGTTGAAGCAGAAAACTCACAATACCAATCGTTAGGTGAAAAACCAAAATGGACAAGACCAGACCATAAAATTGAGCGTAACGAACAAAAGAAGCAAGAGGCTAAAGAAATAAGAGCCTAA
- a CDS encoding porin family protein: MKKIQLVIVFITMISASIVAQDSSKKSKAGIKGGYNLSAVSFNGDSETEQLHGFHLGFYGESFIGNSVSLQLELLYSQQGYKIIDGGGTYKQELDYINLPLMVKLYPSENFFLEAGPQIGLSIAHKETFDSGFILYDTSKEFDPRNFDWGLNFGGGFKTNSGVSLGVRYHLGLNDIYDEDKPKNRVWQFYIGFDF; encoded by the coding sequence ATGAAAAAAATTCAGTTAGTAATAGTATTTATAACAATGATTAGTGCATCTATAGTTGCACAAGATAGTAGTAAAAAGTCCAAAGCTGGTATTAAAGGAGGATATAACTTGTCTGCAGTGAGTTTTAATGGAGATTCGGAAACAGAGCAGCTACATGGATTTCATTTAGGTTTTTATGGAGAGTCATTTATAGGAAATAGTGTTTCACTTCAATTGGAACTATTATACTCACAACAAGGGTATAAAATTATAGATGGAGGAGGTACTTATAAGCAAGAGCTAGATTATATAAATCTTCCTTTAATGGTAAAACTGTATCCTTCTGAAAACTTTTTTTTAGAGGCAGGACCTCAAATAGGACTTTCAATAGCACATAAAGAAACCTTTGATAGTGGCTTTATTCTGTATGATACCTCAAAAGAGTTTGATCCTAGGAATTTTGATTGGGGATTAAATTTTGGTGGAGGTTTTAAAACAAATAGTGGAGTAAGTTTAGGAGTAAGGTACCATTTAGGATTGAATGATATTTACGATGAAGACAAACCCAAAAATAGAGTCTGGCAATTTTACATAGGGTTTGACTTCTAG
- the bioA gene encoding adenosylmethionine--8-amino-7-oxononanoate transaminase produces the protein MNLQERDKKHLWHPLKQHQTHPNSLGIVKAKGCMLTDEHGNEYIDAISSWYTCMFGHCNDYITSRVYEQMQTLDQIMFSDFTHEPAVKLSEELIKILPENQNRIFFNDNGSTAVEAGIKMALQYYFNKGEKRTTFIAFEDGFHGDTFGAMSVSGLSVYNGPFEDFLMDIQRIPVPNGENNETIEQKLQQIISEHNVAGFIYEPLVQGAAGMKIHKAENLNNILAICKENNILTIADEVMTGFGKTGNHFASDEVATKPDIICLSKALTAGLVPMSITSCTEEIYRAFLDNDIAKGFFHCHTYSANPIACSAALASIELLQTKEIQDNIQFIENSNISFSEKIENHPKVNTTRCKGVILAIDLNTNSGRYGTLRDQLLKSFMDEGVFLRPLGNTIYIQPPYVITKEQLEKIYTTIEKVLDSL, from the coding sequence ATGAACTTACAAGAACGCGATAAAAAACATTTGTGGCATCCGCTAAAACAACATCAAACACATCCAAACAGTTTGGGAATTGTAAAAGCCAAAGGATGCATGCTAACCGACGAACACGGTAACGAATATATTGATGCTATTTCATCTTGGTATACCTGTATGTTTGGGCATTGTAATGATTACATTACAAGTCGCGTATATGAACAAATGCAAACATTAGATCAAATAATGTTTAGTGATTTCACCCATGAACCCGCCGTAAAATTATCAGAAGAATTGATTAAAATTCTTCCTGAAAATCAAAATAGAATCTTTTTTAATGATAATGGATCTACTGCTGTAGAAGCGGGAATTAAAATGGCATTACAATACTATTTTAACAAAGGTGAAAAGCGTACTACCTTTATTGCTTTTGAAGATGGTTTTCATGGAGATACCTTCGGAGCGATGTCTGTTTCTGGATTATCAGTATACAATGGCCCATTTGAAGATTTTTTAATGGATATTCAACGTATTCCTGTGCCAAACGGTGAAAATAATGAAACTATCGAACAAAAATTGCAACAGATTATTTCAGAACATAATGTTGCCGGATTCATATACGAGCCTTTAGTTCAAGGAGCAGCTGGAATGAAAATTCATAAAGCAGAAAATTTAAATAACATCTTAGCAATTTGCAAAGAAAATAACATTTTAACTATTGCTGATGAAGTAATGACTGGTTTTGGAAAAACTGGTAATCATTTTGCTTCTGATGAAGTCGCTACCAAACCAGACATCATATGCTTAAGTAAAGCATTGACCGCTGGATTGGTTCCTATGTCAATTACTTCATGTACCGAAGAAATTTATAGGGCTTTTTTAGATAATGATATTGCCAAAGGTTTTTTCCACTGCCATACCTATTCTGCAAATCCAATAGCTTGTAGTGCTGCATTGGCTAGTATTGAGTTATTACAAACCAAAGAGATTCAGGACAACATCCAATTTATTGAAAACTCTAATATCTCTTTTTCCGAAAAGATAGAAAATCACCCAAAAGTGAACACAACAAGATGTAAAGGTGTCATTTTGGCGATTGATTTAAACACCAATTCTGGTCGTTATGGAACGCTTCGAGACCAACTTTTAAAGTCTTTTATGGATGAAGGCGTTTTCTTACGTCCGTTAGGAAACACTATTTACATTCAACCACCTTACGTAATTACGAAAGAGCAACTTGAAAAAATATATACAACTATTGAAAAAGTTCTAGATAGTCTCTAG
- a CDS encoding membrane metalloprotease: MRKKFFTVLLFSVLIWGCSKESEPIINDGVEVAKENRKPTGASANELLSDNVYKKMIVELAYVEGFEPTEEAKNNFKNFIKERTFKPNGVELYTKSIPTIGKEVYTINDIVTIENEHRTYYNTQNTITVWALFINGKSSKDSDSSFVLGTAYYNTSFVIFEETIRELSNGTFEPERSLLESSVIHHEFGHILGLTNLGTPLQTDHEDADHPKHCNEESCLMYWAAETSHGIGNVFSSNKIPTLDSQCIADLQANGGK; encoded by the coding sequence ATGAGAAAAAAGTTTTTTACAGTTTTACTATTCAGTGTTTTGATTTGGGGATGTTCCAAAGAAAGTGAACCAATAATTAATGATGGTGTTGAGGTTGCAAAAGAGAATAGAAAACCTACGGGAGCATCAGCAAATGAGTTATTATCAGACAATGTTTATAAAAAAATGATTGTAGAGTTAGCTTATGTTGAAGGATTTGAACCAACTGAAGAGGCAAAGAATAACTTTAAAAACTTTATTAAAGAAAGAACTTTCAAACCAAACGGTGTAGAATTATATACGAAATCAATACCTACTATAGGAAAAGAAGTATATACAATCAATGATATTGTAACGATTGAAAACGAGCATAGAACTTATTATAACACACAAAATACCATAACGGTTTGGGCATTGTTTATAAATGGTAAATCTTCAAAAGATTCCGATTCTTCTTTTGTTTTAGGCACTGCATATTATAATACATCGTTTGTAATTTTTGAAGAAACTATTAGAGAACTAAGTAATGGAACATTTGAGCCAGAAAGAAGCTTATTAGAGTCTAGTGTAATCCATCATGAATTCGGACATATTTTAGGACTTACAAATTTAGGAACCCCTTTACAAACAGACCATGAAGATGCAGATCATCCAAAACATTGTAACGAAGAAAGTTGTTTAATGTATTGGGCAGCAGAAACTAGTCATGGTATTGGAAACGTATTCTCATCAAATAAAATTCCAACATTAGATAGCCAATGTATAGCAGATTTACAAGCTAATGGTGGAAAGTAG
- a CDS encoding beta-ketoacyl synthase N-terminal-like domain-containing protein, whose protein sequence is MKELISITSFASVSALGSTTEKIWKNYLNKQHFLSSKEFEDSKAWVAQLTDEDKHAIEEVQNSDNKYKNLDPSVLYTLFVARKAMEQTDWKSSDNFGINIGSSRGATSLFEKYHKEFLATGKSSTLSSPTTTLGNISSWIAHDLQSNGPEISHSITCSTGLHSLLNGVAWLQSGMSEKFMIGASEASLTDFTIAQMQALKVYSKENDEYPCKAFDLNKTKNTMVLGEGASVFCLESGSKENAIAFIEGVGYATEVLKHNTSVTTDAECFQKSMKMALGTISPDEIDAIVMHAPGTIKGDQSEINAIQKVFSNKVPFLTTNKWKIGHTFGASGLLSLELAVLMLQHQQVIEVPFAEPQHTPKKLNKILVNAVGFGGNAVSILITTKNT, encoded by the coding sequence TTGAAAGAACTTATCTCTATAACATCATTTGCATCTGTTTCAGCCTTGGGAAGCACTACTGAAAAAATTTGGAAAAACTATCTAAATAAGCAACATTTTTTAAGCTCTAAAGAATTTGAAGATTCTAAAGCATGGGTAGCACAATTGACTGATGAGGATAAACACGCTATTGAGGAGGTTCAAAATTCAGATAATAAATATAAAAATTTAGACCCATCTGTTTTATACACGTTGTTTGTTGCTAGAAAAGCAATGGAACAAACAGACTGGAAATCTTCGGATAACTTTGGAATTAACATTGGTTCTTCTCGCGGTGCTACTTCTTTGTTTGAAAAATATCACAAAGAGTTTTTAGCTACAGGAAAATCATCTACCTTAAGCTCTCCAACTACCACTTTAGGGAATATTTCTTCTTGGATTGCGCATGATTTACAGAGTAACGGACCAGAGATTTCACATTCTATTACTTGTTCTACTGGCTTGCATTCGTTACTTAATGGAGTGGCTTGGTTACAATCGGGAATGTCAGAGAAATTTATGATTGGCGCTAGCGAAGCTTCACTAACTGATTTTACCATCGCTCAAATGCAAGCATTAAAAGTATATTCTAAAGAAAATGATGAATATCCATGTAAGGCTTTTGACCTCAACAAAACCAAAAACACCATGGTATTGGGAGAAGGTGCTTCTGTATTTTGTTTAGAGAGTGGAAGTAAAGAAAATGCTATCGCTTTTATTGAAGGGGTTGGATATGCTACTGAAGTTTTGAAACACAATACTTCTGTAACAACAGATGCAGAATGTTTTCAAAAATCAATGAAAATGGCTTTAGGAACAATTTCTCCAGATGAAATTGACGCTATTGTAATGCATGCTCCTGGAACTATTAAAGGAGATCAATCGGAAATTAATGCGATTCAAAAAGTATTTTCTAACAAAGTACCTTTTTTAACTACCAATAAATGGAAAATCGGTCATACGTTTGGTGCTTCTGGCTTGTTAAGTTTAGAATTAGCCGTACTAATGCTACAACACCAACAAGTTATTGAAGTTCCCTTTGCTGAACCTCAACACACTCCAAAAAAACTCAATAAAATACTGGTAAACGCTGTTGGTTTTGGAGGAAATGCGGTTTCTATTTTAATCACAACGAAGAACACTTAA
- a CDS encoding TonB-dependent receptor, producing the protein MVNKKTTFLFLFLFSFAIKAQDIITKNLLKDVLVEIEKKHQVTFTYSDKDLESVYIDKPDDSLSLSETINYLESVTIFNFKILDNRFITVSYLKKKIPICGKIVDSNTLEPLVLATILVNNTSNGTTSNTNGEFNINSVPANANITISYIGYKPIILPAKDLFSQNLCKEIYLESLSEELSEVIIPNFLTTGLQKNIDGGTVLKTKNFGILPGLIEPDILKTIKVLPGVESVNESVSNINVRGGTNDQNLMLWDGIKMYHTSHFFGLISAYNPYLTEKATVTKNGTSTKFSDGVSSTVNMQTNNKITNTFSGGAGFNLLSADAFLQAPITKKLEIHASARRSYTDFFDTPTYDKYFSRSFQENSIASNKESEASTDFYFYDYSFKVLYDINKNHSLRANLISIKNNLEYTEEYTNNGSTVEENSNLKQENLGANISWNANWSPKFSTELSTFISDYTINSSDFNRETDQFQTQFNKVLESEIRLITNHHFSDVFQLTNGAVFNEIGVSNKTTVNAPTFSKSVKEVLLKSALFSEVVYRKNNTYARVGFRANYFHDFNKLIIEPRINLRQQLYNSLFLKLEGEFKNQTTAQKIDFQDNFLGIEKRRWILADNDKTPIIKSKQVSFGAEYSKNNLQIDLTGFYKFVDGITVANQGFYNNVQTLNSIGNYKVKGIEFLINKRTKKLSSWLSYTFTENNYTFETFTPDTFPSSLDITHSFSSAINYNITNNFKLSLGAILRSGTPYTKPVKDNETIQDGNRVIVNYDTPNKERHSNFFRINASGSYNFNFTKNLKSTIRVGFTNISNRKNIINTYYIVDENNTDNVKEINTYSLPFTPNLSFRINF; encoded by the coding sequence ATGGTCAATAAAAAAACTACTTTTTTATTTCTCTTCCTATTTTCCTTTGCTATCAAAGCACAGGACATTATTACCAAAAATTTACTGAAAGATGTCTTAGTTGAAATTGAAAAAAAACATCAGGTAACTTTTACGTATTCCGATAAGGATTTAGAAAGTGTATACATTGACAAACCTGATGATAGTTTATCATTATCTGAAACTATAAACTACTTAGAATCTGTTACTATCTTTAATTTTAAAATTTTAGATAATCGGTTTATTACTGTATCGTACTTAAAAAAGAAAATTCCTATTTGTGGAAAAATAGTAGACAGTAATACACTTGAACCATTGGTTTTAGCTACCATCTTAGTTAATAATACTAGTAATGGAACTACATCTAATACTAACGGTGAATTCAACATCAACTCAGTTCCTGCAAATGCAAACATTACTATTTCTTACATTGGATACAAACCTATTATACTACCAGCCAAAGATTTATTCTCTCAAAACTTGTGTAAAGAAATATATCTAGAAAGTTTGTCAGAAGAGTTATCAGAAGTAATTATTCCTAACTTTTTAACTACTGGTCTCCAAAAGAACATCGATGGAGGTACCGTTTTAAAAACTAAAAATTTCGGAATTCTTCCAGGGTTAATAGAACCAGACATTTTAAAAACGATTAAAGTACTTCCTGGTGTAGAAAGTGTGAATGAAAGTGTATCGAACATTAATGTGCGAGGTGGAACAAACGATCAAAACTTAATGCTTTGGGATGGAATTAAGATGTACCACACTAGTCATTTTTTTGGTTTAATTTCTGCATATAACCCATATTTAACAGAAAAAGCTACAGTGACCAAAAATGGTACTAGTACAAAGTTTAGCGATGGTGTTTCCAGTACCGTAAACATGCAAACCAACAACAAAATTACTAACACATTCTCTGGAGGTGCTGGTTTTAATTTGCTAAGTGCAGACGCTTTTTTACAGGCTCCTATAACTAAAAAACTCGAAATTCATGCTTCAGCAAGGAGGTCTTATACCGATTTTTTTGATACCCCAACCTACGACAAATATTTTAGTAGAAGCTTTCAAGAAAACTCTATAGCTTCCAATAAAGAAAGTGAAGCCTCTACTGATTTCTACTTCTATGATTACTCTTTTAAAGTGTTATATGACATCAATAAAAATCATTCATTAAGAGCTAATTTAATAAGTATAAAAAATAACTTAGAATACACAGAAGAATATACAAACAATGGTTCAACAGTAGAAGAAAACAGTAATTTAAAACAAGAGAATCTTGGAGCTAATATTAGTTGGAATGCCAATTGGTCGCCCAAATTTTCTACAGAACTCTCTACTTTTATTTCTGATTATACAATAAATTCATCAGACTTTAACAGAGAAACTGATCAATTTCAAACTCAATTTAACAAGGTTTTAGAGTCTGAAATTAGGCTTATTACTAATCATCATTTTTCAGATGTTTTTCAACTTACAAACGGTGCTGTTTTTAATGAAATAGGTGTTTCTAACAAAACAACAGTTAATGCTCCTACATTTTCTAAATCTGTAAAAGAAGTTTTACTTAAATCTGCTCTTTTTTCTGAGGTAGTTTATCGTAAGAATAACACTTATGCTAGAGTAGGTTTTCGTGCTAATTATTTTCATGATTTTAATAAACTTATCATAGAACCAAGGATTAACTTAAGACAACAACTTTATAATAGTCTATTTTTAAAATTAGAAGGAGAGTTTAAAAATCAAACAACTGCACAGAAGATAGATTTTCAAGACAACTTTTTAGGTATAGAAAAAAGAAGATGGATTTTGGCTGACAATGATAAAACGCCTATTATTAAAAGTAAACAAGTATCTTTTGGAGCAGAGTATTCAAAAAATAACTTACAAATAGATCTTACTGGTTTTTATAAATTTGTTGATGGTATAACTGTTGCCAATCAAGGTTTTTATAACAATGTTCAAACACTAAACTCTATAGGAAACTATAAGGTAAAAGGTATTGAATTTTTAATTAATAAAAGAACAAAAAAACTTAGTAGTTGGTTAAGCTACACCTTTACGGAAAATAATTATACATTTGAAACTTTTACTCCTGATACTTTTCCTAGTAGTTTAGATATCACACACTCTTTTAGTAGTGCCATTAACTATAACATTACCAATAATTTTAAGCTCTCTTTAGGTGCTATTCTACGTTCGGGAACTCCATACACAAAACCTGTAAAAGACAATGAAACCATTCAAGACGGTAATAGAGTTATTGTAAATTATGATACTCCAAATAAAGAAAGGCATTCTAATTTCTTCAGAATTAATGCTTCTGGAAGCTATAACTTTAATTTCACAAAAAATCTAAAATCAACTATAAGAGTTGGTTTCACTAATATTAGCAACAGAAAAAATATAATAAACACCTATTATATTGTTGATGAAAATAATACAGATAATGTAAAAGAAATAAATACGTATTCTTTACCATTCACCCCCAACCTTAGCTTTAGAATTAACTTCTAA
- a CDS encoding FecR family protein, translating into MKDEQYILKWLNGEISDEELFLLKQDKNFKNLEKIAHYSSHIETPKVDIEKAFKEFELKKATTKKSKVVPLNYKNFYKYAAAVIVLLVSSYFLLFNNSVNFSTQYAETKTFNLPDESEVILNTNSTVSFNKKDWKNSRDIQLKGEAFFKVKKGKSFTVNTSVGKVTVLGTQFNVKERKNYFEVKTYEGLVSVDYNNSLIKLAKGKIFKVVNGKIDTLNTFNINNKSWLQDESNFKSTPLQFVLDDIQNQYGYVIKTKDVNLEQLYTGGFTHKDINVALQAVTIPLQLSYKIEEKNITIYKNGQ; encoded by the coding sequence ATGAAAGATGAACAATACATATTAAAATGGTTAAACGGAGAAATCTCCGATGAAGAACTGTTTCTATTAAAACAAGATAAAAACTTTAAAAATCTTGAAAAAATAGCGCATTATTCTTCTCACATAGAAACTCCTAAAGTGGATATTGAAAAGGCTTTTAAAGAATTTGAATTGAAAAAAGCTACTACTAAAAAAAGTAAGGTTGTTCCATTAAACTACAAGAACTTTTATAAATATGCTGCCGCAGTTATTGTTTTACTAGTTTCTTCTTATTTCTTACTTTTCAATAATTCAGTAAACTTTAGTACGCAATATGCAGAAACAAAAACCTTTAACTTACCAGATGAATCTGAAGTGATTTTAAATACAAATTCCACTGTATCTTTCAACAAAAAGGATTGGAAAAACAGCAGAGACATACAACTTAAAGGAGAAGCTTTTTTTAAAGTTAAAAAGGGAAAATCTTTTACCGTTAATACTTCTGTTGGAAAAGTTACTGTTTTAGGGACCCAATTTAACGTTAAAGAAAGAAAGAATTATTTTGAAGTAAAAACCTACGAAGGTTTAGTTAGTGTAGACTATAACAACTCATTAATTAAATTAGCTAAGGGAAAAATATTTAAAGTTGTAAATGGTAAAATTGACACTTTAAATACTTTTAATATTAATAATAAATCTTGGTTACAAGATGAGTCTAATTTTAAAAGTACTCCTTTACAATTTGTGCTAGACGATATACAAAACCAATATGGTTATGTTATAAAAACTAAGGATGTTAATTTAGAACAACTTTATACTGGTGGTTTTACCCATAAAGACATAAATGTAGCTTTGCAAGCAGTTACAATTCCTTTACAGTTATCATATAAAATAGAAGAAAAAAACATTACTATTTACAAGAATGGTCAATAA
- a CDS encoding RNA polymerase sigma factor, producing the protein MTKKSLCNEEDFNAFYKSNIQFVTNFSSYKSNDKDTALDLIQEAFLKMWEKCSEISYEKAKSYLFTSVNNLFLNKLKHEKVVLNYAKSAPYLDINNQSPEYLLEEEEFKNKLKNAIENLTEAEREVFLMNRIDGKKYREIAELLNISQKAVEKRMSSALKKLRSKIELL; encoded by the coding sequence ATGACTAAAAAATCACTGTGTAATGAGGAAGACTTTAATGCGTTTTACAAATCTAATATTCAATTCGTTACTAACTTCTCATCTTATAAATCTAACGATAAAGATACTGCCCTAGATTTAATACAAGAAGCTTTTTTAAAAATGTGGGAAAAATGTTCAGAAATATCATATGAAAAGGCAAAATCGTACTTATTTACTAGTGTAAACAACCTTTTTTTAAACAAATTAAAGCATGAAAAAGTTGTTTTAAATTATGCTAAAAGCGCTCCGTATTTGGATATAAATAATCAAAGTCCGGAATATTTATTAGAAGAAGAAGAGTTTAAAAACAAACTAAAAAATGCTATTGAAAATTTAACAGAGGCTGAACGAGAGGTTTTTTTAATGAATAGAATAGACGGTAAAAAATATCGAGAAATTGCTGAGTTACTAAATATCTCGCAAAAAGCTGTTGAAAAAAGGATGTCTTCAGCATTAAAAAAATTGAGATCAAAAATAGAATTATTGTAA
- a CDS encoding class I SAM-dependent methyltransferase: MIELSETFWNNKYLHNKTGWDLGKISNPLKEYVDQLEDKSIQVLIPGGGNSYEAECLFNKGFKNVFVVDIASTPLKRIQKRVPNFPKENLIHADFFELKGTFDLIIEQTFFCAINPGLRLKYAQKAHELLTNKGKLVGLLFDAVLNEDHPPFGGNKNEYEKYFAPYFTGSMEPCYNSSGGRKGMELFVKMIKK, from the coding sequence ATGATAGAGTTGTCAGAAACATTTTGGAATAATAAGTACTTACATAATAAAACAGGATGGGATTTAGGAAAGATATCCAACCCGTTAAAAGAATATGTTGATCAATTAGAAGATAAAAGTATTCAGGTTTTAATACCTGGAGGAGGAAACTCATACGAGGCGGAGTGTTTATTTAATAAAGGATTTAAGAATGTTTTTGTAGTAGATATTGCTTCAACACCGTTAAAAAGAATTCAAAAAAGAGTTCCTAACTTCCCAAAGGAAAATTTAATTCATGCTGATTTTTTTGAATTAAAAGGCACTTTTGATTTGATTATAGAACAGACTTTTTTCTGCGCTATCAATCCAGGGTTAAGACTAAAGTATGCACAAAAAGCACATGAATTACTAACTAATAAAGGTAAACTAGTTGGTTTGCTGTTTGATGCAGTACTAAATGAAGACCATCCACCTTTTGGAGGGAATAAAAATGAATATGAAAAATACTTCGCACCCTATTTTACAGGAAGTATGGAACCTTGTTACAATTCATCAGGAGGAAGAAAAGGTATGGAGCTGTTTGTGAAAATGATAAAAAAATAA
- the bioD gene encoding dethiobiotin synthase codes for MKKYFITGISTEVGKTVAAAIVTEALQADYWKPIQSGDLEHSDTHKVEKLISNSTTVFHPNAYALQTPMSPHASAEIDGVTIEIDNIKEPSTKNNLVIEGAGGLLVPLNDKNTLLDIIKPDYKVVVVSRHYLGSINHTLLTVNLLKEKGFEVSLIFSGNEHKTTEDIIKKMTDVPVIGRIEEEPYFDKNVIKEYAELFKSNL; via the coding sequence ATGAAAAAATATTTTATCACAGGAATCTCTACAGAAGTAGGAAAAACCGTTGCTGCTGCTATTGTCACAGAAGCTTTGCAAGCAGATTATTGGAAACCTATTCAGTCAGGTGACCTAGAACATTCTGATACTCATAAGGTAGAAAAACTAATTTCTAACTCAACCACTGTTTTTCATCCAAACGCATATGCGCTACAAACACCAATGAGTCCACACGCATCCGCAGAAATTGATGGAGTGACTATTGAAATTGACAACATAAAAGAACCTTCGACTAAAAATAATTTAGTTATTGAAGGGGCTGGCGGATTGTTAGTTCCTCTTAATGATAAAAACACCTTGTTAGACATTATCAAACCTGATTATAAAGTTGTTGTTGTGTCTCGTCATTATTTGGGAAGTATCAATCACACCCTATTAACAGTTAACTTATTAAAAGAAAAAGGATTTGAAGTATCATTGATTTTTTCAGGAAACGAACATAAAACAACGGAAGACATTATCAAAAAAATGACAGATGTTCCTGTAATTGGACGGATTGAAGAAGAACCTTATTTCGATAAGAATGTGATTAAAGAATACGCTGAATTATTTAAAAGTAATTTATAA